In Strix aluco isolate bStrAlu1 chromosome Z, bStrAlu1.hap1, whole genome shotgun sequence, the sequence CCTAAGTCCAAGTACCTGTTAATATAAGAGTTCAGCAGATAGACTCATCACCATGAAAAATTAACTTCTGCATGGAGGTAATAGACTTTGGGAATTATGCACATTGGACAGAACTACATACAATAAATCTGTATGTCCTATTaaattggtttgtttttaaagagtaaCTAACAGAATAAGCCTTCCTTGTAGCAATTTTCACTAATTTACATATACTTAATAGTGATATGTTTTCTCTTTTGGGAatgttttccatttgaaaatttgCTAACAACAATTTTTAGATTGTATTTCTGGACTAACAATGTCCATCTGATTTTAAACAGGATATTTAACAGTTATAAAGACAGAAGTTGAAACTACAAACAGTAAAGAGCAGTACAGATTTCACAATATAAAACtctaaaaatctctttctctATGACCtgtagaaaaagaattatttttatcacTTGAAGTATAACGTGGATCATTTCTAGCGTGGTGTGATTTGCTGATTATACCTACTTACAGAGTAgtagaaaagcataaaaataaaatttcaaaaatcaAACTGCATGTTGATGACAACTTGGGTGGGATGTGTTTTAATCATTACAAATCAGAAAAATTCAGCCAATTGAATAGAATTTTACTTCTGTGTATCTGCAAGAGAAGCTAACAGGGTTTCCTCATTCTCATAATTTCATACAATGTAGACATGGCATGGGACAAACAGGTGAAAGTTGCTTCAAAATACAGAGCCTGAAAGTGGCAATACACAAACATCACTGCTTTCAACATACCTATGTTTGAAAACATCCCCATATTTTTCTCAAGAATGGCTAAGGTAGTAGGCACCATGCTGTACACTAACAGGAACACCAAAACGGCCcaaaagcaaggaagaaatatTCTTATATGCTCCCAAGACACATTCTTCCTCAACTGAATTcacaaatgacaaaaatgttcCAACAtcagcttaaaaaataaaatattaaaaaagatcCCCCTAAAACAACTTTAATTAATTTGGCTTCTAAATATCTCTATCACTGACAAAAGGCCTAAATCAGCTTGTTGAATTTCTGGAGCAAGAACTCCATAGGTACACTTACTGCTCACCACTGAAATGAAACATCAAGTAAAAAATATCCAATACGCTAGACCACTAAACTTGCAAGTAAACTGTATTCTATCCAACAGAAATTTCACTTTAAGACATTTTCAGGGCTGATGTGCCATAATAAATTCTACTATTAATCAACAGTAAAGTGCTGAATTATATTAATTACCTGAATCGCACTCATATTTATGATCTTCATTTATAGATTTCTTATCAAGTCAAAAGAGCCCTTTCTGTTGTAAAAGCTAAGCTGTTGTGCAAATATTATAAAAATAGGTACTTCAATTAGGAATTATATATACACAACAGAACTTTTACTTTCTGTTAAGTACAGCTGACATAGTAGAGATGAAAAATCCATGCAAGTATTTATAAAGATActtaaaatgaagaagaaaggacACTGCTATAGAACTTCCAATACCCTCGCATACAGCCACTTACTATATTAGATGATATCTAGATCTGGACTGATAAGCATCATGCCACCAACATGCTTTAGTTTCTTTTGTAGCTAGAGTTGATTTGTAAATTTTAAACTACAGCATACATTTGATCTATTTCCCATTAAAGTGTATCATTAAATTTGAGGTTAAACTTTGAGCAAACTTCACATCTAGTCACATAACCAGCACAAGCAAGACATCAGTGCAAAGGGGAAGGTGTCAGTTGTACGTAATGAGAACTCTTCCCCTAACTGCACGATGCAATAAAACGATTTTCAGATTTAAAGTTCAAGAGGACTACAATGAGAAAAAGCGAGATTTTCTTCTCCCAAATTTAAGACAAACTTCCAGAGGATTGAAAGGAAAGCAATCTCAGTTACAGCCGTCAAAAAAGTCAAACCCAAGTTTGGAGAGCTGATAAGTAACTCCAAAATTCACCATGCTATAAAGACAGCATTCTCAAAAGAGCTCCAAacaaactgcaaaacaaaattgGCATTTAAGTTGAAATTGGCCAAGTGCTGCATAGAAAAATGCTCACACACAACAGTCATGTTTAAGCCAGTGCATAGAGAAGATAAAAGCACTTATGGTAGTTGCAAATGTTAACAAGTCCATACAACTGGTACAGTTTAGCAATGAGTTCATAGAAAAAGAACAGAGTAAGAGTAGAAACGCTCACGCTAAACCAAAAAAAGATGACATTCCAACTGTATAAAATCCACATAAGAGTTATAGTAAAAAGACATCAGTGGAAAATACTCAACTCAGTCCCAAACACCCAACaggcaaataaaaccagaatagaCAAGCCTTTGGCAAACAATTTTAAGAGTCTAAATATGGCATTACATTTCTAAATAATCCACAAAATATATTATATGGCATATTCATATTAAATACTGGGTAACCAACTCTGCAGATCTGATGCTAGCAACGCTTTAGCCAATGAGAGCAAGATGGAGCAAGCCTAAGGGAACGCTGGTGTATCACAACAGTGCTCAAGGAAAATATTGTCACTGAATCGTGCTTCAAAAACAGTACTCTGGGACTCCACACTATCATCTATGGAGCAAAACAAAGTTCCCTAGTTTTTCAGGGATGTGCCCTGCATAGCATATGTTATGATTCACTATTACACGAGCTGCAAGACACTGCAACGTAGTATGATTTATGGGCTGGATTAAATTTTTTGCTATTTCCTTCTCATCCAGCATATCACTAGCAGTTTGTTTATGTGAGTTTGTGGCATCAAAGTGTGAACCTGACTTGATAAGAAGGTTCATGATGTCTGGATGGTTGTTCAGTGCAGCAATGTGTAATGGACTGTTGTTATCAGAGTCTCTGACATTTACATCGGCACCACATTCCACCAGGATAGCAGTAACTTGTAGAGATGGGAATTTACAAACTGGGTAGCGACCCACACATGTAGTATTATTGTCAACAGCAAGGTGAAGTGGACTGAAGTTATTCTTCCCTCTAGGCTGAAGCTTAAGAAATTTGTAAATAGTCTGTTTCTtaaaatgctcctgttctgagctgcAAGGTACTTTCTCCAGTAAGCAAATCAAATGCAAAATGATGGAAAGGGCTTTGTTCAGCTGTATTGGATCAGGAGGACACTGGGTTTGTTTCATGGCTCGTTCTATTTCAAGAACACTTTTGCACAGTATACCCATGAGATCATCAAATGTGACAGTGGTGCCTAGCAGTCCTTTTGCCCTATCCTGCAGCATGAAGGAGAAAAGTTCAGCAAATGATAGTAAACTGCTGGCTGTCATAGGGCTCAGTGGATCAAGATTGCTCTGCTGCATGTCCAAAGCATATTTCCATAAGTTGATGCAACGCTTGAAGTTTCCAGAGTCTGCGTAGACAGCACCTCTATATCTAATATAGTAGGATGTATCTGGATGAGAAGGGCCAAGAATGCGTTCTCTAATTAACAGTGCTTGCATTCTCATTTCATCCGGGTCTGCAATAAGATTTTCTAGCTCTTCTGAGCTGTTTACCTCTTTAGCATAACCATATGCCATAATTAGTGTCGGTGGCACAGGTTTGCTCAGGATATTAGTCCTATCACTGTACCTCATTTCCATAGCTCGCATCCAGTATTTCAAAGCACCAAGCAGATCTCTCTTTTTGTCCACAAACGTTGCTCCTAGAAGTTCCAGAGCATTTACGCGCTCAGCTTTACTGGTCTGTACATGTTGAGTGAGAAAGTCCACGATATTTGTGTGGCCTGTCACACTAGCTGACAGAAGGGGAGTCATTCCATAACCATCCTTTTCCATTTTAGCACAATACTTGAGAAGCATCTTCATGATCTCCAAACTTCCAGATTCTGCACAGTCATGTAACGCTGTGTTTCCTGCAAGAGAAGAAACACAGTTACATAAATTGTAATCAAATTATAGTCCAAACCCCTTtacaataaaagttaaaaaaaattagttaaaaatagtttaaaaaccccaaacattaatacttttttaaaaaaatagctgttttgGCATCTATGGACTATATGAAAGGCTTTGATGACAAGTCAAAATATTCAAGATCTGATTAAATATCAAGGCTGCCAGGCAGTTATACAAATCAAAATGCTTGATATTATTGCCTGAAAGAATTAAACAGGTTTTAAGGACATTTTTGTGTCATTATTtgaaagaaacaattaaaatggAATTCTCCACTACAtaaaagcacaggagcaggcaattccattGTGTCAGAAGTCAAGCAAGTGGAACAGAAGAACAGCTTGGCTGAATAGGGAATTCCTTGTGCAgctcaagaagaaaaaggaattgtATGCTCTCTGGAAGCAAAGTCAAGCTTCACAGGAATGTTACAGAGCTGCAGTTCatatatgcagggagaagacacaaaaggccaaagctcaattagagttgaaactggccagtgttgtgtcagacaagaagggcttttttaaGTACGTTAATAAGCAAGAGGagttctaaagaaaacattggatcAATTACTTGTTGAAGACAGTCAcctgactaatagggatgaagaaaaagcagagacattCAATGCTTCTGCCCAAGATGctgaaggcaaaggtggggactgggagaaggaagaaccacccactggagaagatcaggtctgagaccatctaaggaactgaaggtgcacaagtccatgggacctgatgagatgcatccatggatCATGAGGGAActagtggatgaagtggctaatccactatccatcatattagagaagtcatggcagtccagtgaagttcccactgactggaaaaggggaaatgtaacccccatttttaaaaagggaaaaaagaaggacctggagaactacaggtcagtcagtgtcacctctgtgcctggcaaatcatggagcagatcctcctggaaactatgacagggcacatgggaaataaggaggggattggtgacagccaacatggtttcacaaagggcaaatcatgcctgacaaatctggtggccttctacgctCGGGTTATAGCATTGGTGAATAacagaagagcaactgatgtcatctacctggacttgtgcaaaacacttgacactgtcctgcacaacatccttgtccctaaattggagagacatggatttgatggatggaccacttggtggataagaaattggctggatggttgcactccaagagttgcagtcaatagctcaatgtccaagcagagagcagtgacaagtggcgttcctcagggatcggtgttgggaccagtgcagtttaacatctttgttggcgacatggacagagggattcagtgcaccctcagcaagtttgctgatgacaccaagctgtgtggtgtgcacaacacactggagggaaggggtgccatccagagggaccctgacaggcttgagaggcgggcccatgcaaacctcatgaagttcaacaaggtcaagtgcaaggttctgtgcaaggcaatcccaagcacaaatacaggctgggcgatgagtggattgagagcagcccgagaaggacttgggagtagtagtggatggaaaactatgagccagcaatgtgcactcacagcccagaaagccaaccacatcctgggctgagtcaagagaagtgtggccagcaggctgagggaagtgattcttcccctctactccgctcttgtgagaccccacctggagtactatgtccagctctggggccctcaatgtaagaaggatgtggacctgctcgagcaggtccagagcagggacacaaagatgaccagggggctggagcacctgccttttgaggacaagctgagagagttggggttgttcagcctggagaagagaaggctccaaggagaccttatagtagccttccagtacttaaagggagctacaggaatgactgggagggactctttatcagggagtgtagtgataggatcaggggtaacaattttaaactgaaagagggtagatttagattagctataaggaagaaattctttattgtgagggtggtgagacactggaacaggttgcccagagaagctgtggctgccccctccctggaagtgttcaaggccaggttggacggggctttgaccaacctgatctagtggaaggtgtcgctgcccagggcagggggtttggaactagatgatctttaaggtccctttcaacccaaaccattctatgactctacgatatttttttttttctgcctcagtctttaatactaaagatagaccttgggctgctcAGTCCCCTGAGTCAGAGGACCACAAGTGttggaacagtgactttccatttgtagacactgaaattgtaaaggtccagctgtatcagctgaatgtttgCAAGTCTGTGAGGCCTGACAGGATTCATTTGAGGGTAATGAAGGAGCTAGtggatgttatggcaggacccctctcgctcatctaccaaaggtcttgggggTCACTtctgactggaagctagccaatGTTAGTCCAACTTATAAGGAGGACACAAGGAgtgacccaggaaactacagatcTGTTAGTCTAAACTCAGTTCCAGGAAAAATTATGGATCATACTGGAtactattgaaaggcatttaaagaacaatgcaatcatcaggcacagtcaacatgggttcacaaaagGAAAGTCCTGcgtaactaatttgatatccttctctgataaggtcacccacctagtGGATAAAGGAAAGGTGGTGGATGTAGcttttctggatttcagtaaggcttttgatactgtccttcacagcatccttctggacaagttgtccaaccgTGGGATGAGTGGGTTCACAGcccactgggtgaagaactggctgcaAGGACAAAGCTCAAGGGTTGCAGTGAATGGTgttacatctggctggtgaccgaTCAGCAGCAGTGCTCCTCAGGGCTCAATCCCAGGGCCAGTTCTGTTCCATATATTCATCAATGATCCAGATCCAGGAactgaatgcaccattagcaactttgctgatgataccaaactgggaggtgctgttgactctcttgtgGGACAACAGAGTTGCAGATCTAGAGACCTAAAGAtcccttgcagagggatctagattggagcattgggcaatgttcaatggcatgaaatttaagaagaacaaatgccagattctgcacctgggttTGAGTAATGCCGGGCAcgagtataaattgggagagaagTGGCTGTGGAGCAGCCTGGCAGAaagggtctgggggtgctggttgacagcaggctcaacatAAGTCAGccatgtgccctggcagccaagagggcaaacctctgcatcctggggtgcaaaCAACACAGCGGAGCCAGCTGGTCAAGAAAGGTCATTATCTCTCTATATTCAACATTGGTGCAGCATGTAGTtttgggccccacaatttaagaaggacaTGAAGGT encodes:
- the LOC141918127 gene encoding protein fem-1 homolog C, producing MDLKTAVFNAARDGKLRLLSKLLASKTREEVALLMSEKTNGATPLLMAARYGHLDMVEYLLDHCSASIEVGGSVNFDGETIEGAPPLWAASAAGHLKVVQCLLDRGASVNNTTLTNSTPLRAACFDGHLEIVKYLVEHKADLEVSNRHGHTCLMISCYKGHKEIAQYLLEKGADVNRKSVKGNTALHDCAESGSLEIMKMLLKYCAKMEKDGYGMTPLLSASVTGHTNIVDFLTQHVQTSKAERVNALELLGATFVDKKRDLLGALKYWMRAMEMRYSDRTNILSKPVPPTLIMAYGYAKEVNSSEELENLIADPDEMRMQALLIRERILGPSHPDTSYYIRYRGAVYADSGNFKRCINLWKYALDMQQSNLDPLSPMTASSLLSFAELFSFMLQDRAKGLLGTTVTFDDLMGILCKSVLEIERAMKQTQCPPDPIQLNKALSIILHLICLLEKVPCSSEQEHFKKQTIYKFLKLQPRGKNNFSPLHLAVDNNTTCVGRYPVCKFPSLQVTAILVECGADVNVRDSDNNSPLHIAALNNHPDIMNLLIKSGSHFDATNSHKQTASDMLDEKEIAKNLIQPINHTTLQCLAARVIVNHNICYAGHIPEKLGNFVLLHR